From one Dermacentor andersoni chromosome 1, qqDerAnde1_hic_scaffold, whole genome shotgun sequence genomic stretch:
- the LOC126545415 gene encoding uncharacterized protein, whose translation MASPRPGMERGCSRVCVILLYLTGMLLIIAGAVAGGFIVNYPDILFYLALASGSAIVLGIIFVSLSACVCSRRRPPSSKDAQRKFAAPTSNGVKGSLATEFKEASVGSREELNGSAPSSRPSDGLLNIALEKGEFFHNASIDASNPKKAQQKPVTSSPRTTKAKLARDDAVFPEPPKVAEIPAAHRSQPDSLRKAKAKNGKLPKSPASVGDFASLGFQEDDGVFAPEETKPSVKGRGRIPLTAFKQTSKSVSDLDDESSFDSATRPPQQRTAPARPETPQMEPRLAVSCHNILSEEPVRVGIAHLRQREDPVARKPPVPRKVTGIALPGMVQRAPAAGASSQSQDDLSRVRLKPTEQKPRGSLRDQVPEDGKQRLQHKSVPDFFLQDGGAKLTLLDSSSSSYGKSSRTTAPAPETPLNTSMASYAEPVGPEDLHRCNTVGLPPVPLPKPATSGQQFRLYTPKEDGLVMDKQPLMADWAASVSSKSDTFSSDEAECQRQLSSSQELLMGSVKCLETEI comes from the coding sequence ATGGCTTCACCAAGGCCGGGAATGGAGCGAGGGTGCTCACGAGTGTGCGTCATACTGCTCTACCTGACTGGCATGCTCCTCATCATAGCTGGCGCCGTCGCGGGCGGATTCATCGTCAACTACCCCGACATCCTCTTCTACCTGGCTCTCGCGTCCGGGTCGGCTATTGTGCTCGGAATCATCTTTGTCTCGTTGTCGGCCTGTGTTTGCTCCAGGCGCAGGCCGCCGTCCTCCAAGGATGCCCAACGGAAGTTTGCCGCGCCAACGTCGAACGGAGTCAAGGGCAGCTTGGCCACTGAATTCAAGGAAGCGTCCGTGGGCTCGCGGGAAGAGCTGAACGGCTCGGCACCTTCTTCGCGGCCCAGCGacggactgttaaacattgcgcTCGAGAAGGGCGAGTTCTTTCACAATGCTTCCATCGACGCGTCGAACCCCAAGAAGGCGCAGCAGAAACCCGTGACAAGCTCGCCGAGGACGACGAAGGCGAAGCTCGCTCGGGATGATGCTGTTTTCCCGGAGCCGCCGAAGGTGGCGGAAATCCCCGCTGCCCACCGATCGCAACCCGACAGCCTTCGAAAAGCGAAGGCGAAGAACGGCAAACTTCCCAAATCACCGGCGAGCGTCGGGGACTTCGCCTCGTTGGGATTTCAGGAGGATGACGGCGTCTTTGCGCCGGAGGAGACGAAGCCTTCTGTCAAAGGGCGCGGAAGGATACCGTTGACGGCGTTCAAGCAAACGTCGAAATCGGTTTCGGACCTGGACGACGAATCGTCGTTCGACTCCGCAACGCGTCCTCCCCAGCAGCGGACCGCACCGGCGCGTCCCGAAACGCCGCAGATGGAGCCTCGGCTGGCGGTCAGCTGCCACAACATCCTGAGCGAGGAGCCCGTGCGCGTGGGCATCGCGCACCTGCGGCAGCGCGAGGACCCAGTGGCCAGGAAACCGCCGGTGCCGCGCAAGGTGACCGGCATCGCGCTGCCGGGCATGGTTCAGCGTGCGCCCGCGGCCGGTGCGTCGTCTCAGAGCCAAGACGACTTGAGCCGCGTTCGCCTGAAGCCGACCGAGCAGAAGCCTCGAGGTTCGCTGCGGGACCAGGTGCCAGAGGACGGCAAGCAGAGGCTTCAGCACAAGTCTGTGCCGGACTTTTTTCTGCAGGACGGTGGCGCCAAGCTCACCCTGCTGGACAGCAGTTCCAGTTCCTACGGCAAGTCTAGCCGAACCACGGCGCCAGCGCCGGAGACGCCGCTCAACACGTCCATGGCGTCGTACGCAGAGCCGGTTGGGCCCGAGGACCTGCACAGGTGCAATACCGTGGGGCTGCCGCCGGTGCCGCTCCCGAAGCCGGCGACGAGCGGCCAGCAGTTCCGCTTGTACACGCCCAAGGAGGACGGCCTTGTGATGGACAAACAGCCGCTGATGGCAGACTGGGCGGCCAGCGTTTCGTCCAAAAGCGACACATTTTCTAGTGACGAGGCAGAATGCCAGAGACAGCTTAGCTCGTCCCAGGAGCTGCTTATGGGAAGTGTTAAGTGCCTGGAAACGGAAATCTAG